One segment of Oceanotoga teriensis DNA contains the following:
- the ablA gene encoding lysine 2,3-aminomutase, translating into MRSYKDISLWKDINDEQWNDWHWQIKNRITDVESLKKVINLTEDEEEGVKNALKTLRMAITPYYALLMDPNDPKDPIRRQAVPTGKELLVDRWDMLDPLHEDADSPVPGLTHRYPDRVLFLITDMCSMYCRHCTRRRFAGQTDSARTKKEIDAAIEYIRETPEVRDVLLSGGDALLAGLQMLEYIIKELRSIPHVEIIRIGTRAPVVLPQIITPELVNMLGKYHPIWINTHFNHPKEITPESTKACEMLSNAGIPLGNQSVLLKGVNDSKYIMMELVHQLVKIRVRPYYIYQCDLSQGIGHFRTSVRKGLGIMESLIGHTSGYCVPTFVVDAPGGGGKIRLMPQYMVSESDGSVILRNYEGVITTYHEPEDTKTDVNDSEYRKKYELKGVAALFEAKDGKISLEPENLDRGNRVKEWKKKHSL; encoded by the coding sequence ATGCGGTCATATAAAGATATCTCTTTATGGAAAGATATTAACGATGAACAATGGAATGATTGGCATTGGCAAATAAAAAATAGAATAACTGATGTTGAATCATTAAAAAAAGTTATAAATTTAACTGAAGATGAAGAAGAAGGAGTGAAGAATGCACTTAAAACATTGAGAATGGCAATAACTCCATATTATGCCCTTTTAATGGATCCAAATGATCCAAAAGATCCGATAAGAAGACAGGCAGTTCCAACTGGAAAAGAATTGCTCGTGGATAGGTGGGATATGTTGGATCCATTGCATGAAGATGCAGATTCACCTGTTCCTGGTTTAACACATAGATATCCAGATAGAGTTTTATTTTTGATAACAGACATGTGTTCTATGTATTGTAGACATTGTACAAGAAGGAGATTTGCTGGTCAAACTGATTCAGCAAGAACAAAAAAAGAAATAGATGCGGCTATAGAATATATAAGAGAAACTCCTGAAGTTAGAGATGTTCTATTATCTGGAGGAGATGCTCTTCTTGCAGGATTACAAATGCTTGAATATATAATAAAAGAATTGAGAAGTATTCCTCATGTTGAGATAATAAGAATAGGAACAAGAGCTCCTGTTGTTTTACCTCAAATAATCACTCCTGAACTTGTAAATATGTTAGGTAAATATCATCCTATATGGATTAATACACATTTTAATCATCCAAAAGAAATAACTCCTGAATCTACAAAAGCATGTGAAATGCTTTCAAATGCTGGAATACCTCTCGGAAATCAGAGTGTTCTATTAAAAGGAGTTAATGATAGTAAGTATATAATGATGGAATTAGTTCATCAACTTGTAAAGATAAGAGTTAGACCATATTATATATATCAATGTGATTTATCACAAGGTATAGGTCATTTTAGAACATCTGTCAGAAAAGGACTTGGTATTATGGAAAGTCTTATAGGTCATACATCTGGTTATTGTGTTCCAACTTTTGTTGTTGATGCACCGGGTGGTGGAGGAAAAATAAGACTTATGCCACAATATATGGTTTCAGAAAGTGATGGAAGTGTTATTTTAAGAAATTATGAAGGGGTTATAACTACATATCATGAACCAGAAGATACTAAAACAGATGTAAATGATTCTGAATATAGAAAAAAATATGAATTAAAAGGTGTTGCTGCACTTTTTGAGGCTAAAGATGGAAAGATAAGTCTTGAACCTGAGAATCTCGATAGAGGTAATAGAGTTAAAGAATGGAAGAAAAAACATAGTTTATGA
- a CDS encoding zinc-binding dehydrogenase has translation MKLGNPYGTHRVIEPKGALPQPAKKINNDMNIYSNEILLNVKTLNVDSASFTQIKNACDNDEKKIENMILNIVNERGKLQNPVTGSGGMLIGEVLEIGDDFPDKDLCVGDKIATLVSLSLTPLKIDRILKINKDTDQVDIIGKAILFESGLYAKIPEDISEKLSLAVLDVAGAPAQVNKLVKDGQNVCIIGGGGKSGVLCAYQAKKNAKNGKVIVVEYSKENAERLKKLDIVDEVVVADATKPVDIYEKICDITKNELCDVVINNVNVENTEMSSILITKDEGIVYFFSMATSFTKAALGAEGVGKDINMIIGNGYTKNHADLSLNILRESNKIRNLFEKLYI, from the coding sequence ATGAAATTGGGAAACCCATATGGAACACATAGAGTTATAGAACCTAAGGGAGCTTTGCCTCAGCCAGCAAAAAAAATAAATAATGATATGAATATATATTCTAATGAAATCTTATTAAATGTTAAGACTTTGAATGTAGATTCAGCAAGCTTTACACAAATAAAAAATGCTTGTGATAATGATGAGAAAAAAATAGAAAATATGATTTTAAATATAGTCAATGAGAGAGGTAAACTTCAAAATCCAGTTACTGGTTCGGGTGGGATGCTCATAGGAGAAGTTTTAGAAATAGGAGATGATTTCCCAGATAAAGATTTATGTGTTGGAGATAAAATAGCCACACTAGTTTCTTTATCTTTAACTCCTTTGAAGATAGATCGTATTTTAAAAATTAATAAAGATACTGATCAGGTTGATATCATTGGAAAAGCCATTCTTTTTGAGAGTGGTTTGTATGCAAAAATTCCCGAAGATATATCCGAAAAATTATCTTTAGCTGTTTTAGATGTTGCAGGAGCTCCTGCACAAGTTAATAAACTTGTTAAAGACGGTCAAAATGTTTGTATAATAGGTGGCGGAGGAAAGTCTGGAGTGCTTTGTGCATATCAAGCTAAAAAGAATGCAAAAAATGGAAAAGTAATAGTTGTTGAATACTCCAAAGAAAATGCTGAAAGACTTAAAAAACTCGATATTGTTGATGAAGTTGTAGTAGCAGATGCTACAAAGCCTGTTGATATATATGAAAAAATTTGTGATATTACAAAAAATGAATTATGCGATGTTGTTATAAATAATGTTAATGTGGAAAATACCGAAATGTCTTCTATTTTAATAACAAAAGATGAAGGAATAGTTTATTTTTTTTCTATGGCTACATCATTTACTAAAGCAGCTCTGGGTGCTGAAGGTGTTGGAAAAGATATAAATATGATCATTGGTAATGGATATACTAAAAATCATGCAGATTTGAGTTTGAATATTCTTAGGGAATCAAATAAAATAAGGAATTTATTTGAAAAATTATATATTTAG
- the etfB gene encoding electron transfer flavoprotein subunit beta, giving the protein MKIIVCVKQVPDTTELKIDPITGTLIRKGVPSIMNPDDKNALEEALKIKDENKDTHITVISMGPTQAKEVLNEALAMGADEAILLSDRFFGGSDTWATSETIAAGIKKIGDFDIIFAGRQAIDGDTAQVGPQIAERLNIPQITYVKNFKINEDKIIVERALEDGYEIIETQTPVLLTAIKELNKPRYMNMAGIFEAFGNDKVKVWGLDDLDVDRMNIGLKGSPTQVKKSFTPEPKGKGQMLEGNNEEKAQKLIVELKRKHVL; this is encoded by the coding sequence TTGAAAATAATAGTTTGTGTAAAGCAAGTACCAGACACAACAGAATTAAAAATAGATCCTATCACAGGGACATTAATTAGAAAAGGTGTACCAAGTATAATGAATCCAGATGATAAAAATGCATTGGAAGAAGCTTTAAAGATAAAGGATGAAAATAAAGATACTCATATAACTGTAATTTCTATGGGACCTACTCAAGCTAAAGAAGTTTTGAATGAAGCATTGGCTATGGGTGCTGATGAAGCAATATTGTTGAGTGATAGATTTTTTGGTGGTTCTGACACATGGGCAACATCAGAAACAATAGCAGCTGGAATAAAAAAAATAGGTGATTTCGATATAATTTTTGCTGGTAGACAGGCGATAGATGGTGATACTGCACAGGTAGGACCTCAAATAGCCGAAAGATTAAATATACCTCAAATAACATACGTTAAAAATTTTAAAATAAATGAAGATAAAATAATTGTTGAAAGAGCTTTAGAAGATGGTTATGAAATAATTGAAACACAAACACCTGTTTTATTGACAGCTATAAAAGAATTGAATAAACCAAGATATATGAATATGGCGGGAATATTTGAAGCTTTTGGAAATGATAAAGTAAAAGTTTGGGGACTCGATGATTTAGATGTTGATAGAATGAATATAGGTTTAAAAGGCTCACCAACACAAGTAAAAAAATCTTTCACACCTGAACCTAAAGGTAAAGGACAGATGTTAGAAGGAAATAATGAAGAAAAGGCACAGAAATTAATAGTTGAATTGAAAAGAAAACACGTATTATAA
- a CDS encoding electron transfer flavoprotein subunit alpha/FixB family protein: MAYVDPAKNEHSLYKGVWIFAEQRERKLMPVVYELLGEARKMADKLNVEVVAVLIGDKVEHLSQDLINHGADEVLLYENKAIKNYTTEAYSKIISKMIEEKKPEIILLGATHIGRDLAPRIAARTATGLTADCTNLEIDEEDGKLLMTRPAFGGNIMATIVCPNHRPQMSTVRPGVMKKAEEDKSRSGKITKFDYALNEEEIRTKIIEIIKEAKHDVAIEEAEIIVAGGRGLAKKEGFELLERLAKKLGGVVGASRATVDSGWISQAHQVGQTGKTVRPKLYIACGISGAIQHIAGMKDSEYIVAINKNPDAAIFKVADYGIVGDLYDIIPKIIDSIDNIDELEKII; encoded by the coding sequence ATGGCTTATGTAGATCCTGCTAAAAATGAACATTCTTTATATAAAGGAGTATGGATATTTGCAGAGCAAAGAGAAAGAAAATTAATGCCTGTTGTATATGAACTTCTTGGCGAAGCAAGAAAAATGGCGGATAAATTAAATGTAGAAGTAGTAGCCGTATTGATAGGAGATAAAGTTGAACACTTAAGTCAAGATCTTATAAATCATGGTGCAGATGAAGTATTGCTTTATGAGAATAAAGCTATAAAGAATTATACTACTGAAGCTTATTCAAAAATAATATCTAAAATGATAGAAGAAAAGAAACCAGAGATAATTTTATTGGGAGCAACACATATAGGAAGAGATTTAGCACCAAGAATTGCTGCAAGAACGGCTACAGGGTTGACAGCTGATTGTACAAATCTTGAAATAGATGAAGAAGATGGAAAATTACTTATGACAAGACCGGCATTTGGTGGAAACATAATGGCTACAATAGTTTGTCCAAATCATAGACCTCAGATGTCTACTGTTAGACCTGGTGTTATGAAAAAAGCAGAAGAAGATAAATCGAGAAGTGGGAAGATCACAAAATTTGATTATGCTTTAAACGAAGAAGAAATAAGGACAAAAATAATAGAGATAATAAAAGAAGCTAAACATGATGTAGCAATAGAAGAAGCAGAAATAATAGTTGCTGGTGGAAGAGGTTTGGCTAAAAAAGAAGGGTTTGAACTTTTAGAAAGGTTAGCAAAAAAACTTGGTGGTGTTGTAGGAGCTTCAAGAGCTACAGTTGATTCAGGATGGATATCTCAAGCTCATCAAGTTGGGCAAACTGGTAAAACAGTTAGACCTAAATTATATATAGCATGTGGAATTTCAGGTGCCATTCAACATATAGCAGGGATGAAGGACTCAGAATATATAGTTGCAATAAACAAAAATCCAGACGCTGCTATATTTAAAGTAGCTGATTATGGCATAGTGGGAGATTTATATGATATTATTCCAAAAATTATAGATTCCATAGATAATATAGATGAACTTGAAAAAATTATTTGA
- a CDS encoding acyl-CoA dehydrogenase, protein MNFNLTKEQEIVKKMVREFTENEVKPIAAEIDQTERFPMENVEKMKKYGFFGMNMPKEYGGAGTDEMSYVLAVEELSRYCATTGVILSAHNSLACWPIYKFGTEEQKQKYLVPLAKGKKLGSFALTEPNAGTDAAGQQTFAKKDGEDWIINGSKIFITNGKYADIYVIFAMTEPSKGTRGISAFIIEKGMEGFSIGKIEDKMGIRGSATAELIFQNLRVPKENMLGQEGKGFKIAMQTLDGGRIGIAAQALGIAQGAMDETLNYINQREQFGRSISKFQALQFNIADMETQIQAARLLVYQSAQAKNDGQPYSKLAAMAKLFAAETAMFVTTKAVQLHGGYGYTKDYPVERMMRDAKITEIYEGTSEVQRMVIAANTIK, encoded by the coding sequence GTGAACTTCAACTTGACAAAAGAACAGGAAATTGTAAAAAAAATGGTAAGAGAATTTACAGAAAATGAAGTAAAGCCAATTGCAGCTGAGATAGACCAAACTGAAAGATTTCCTATGGAAAATGTAGAGAAGATGAAGAAATATGGTTTTTTTGGTATGAATATGCCAAAAGAATATGGTGGTGCTGGAACAGATGAAATGAGTTATGTATTAGCTGTAGAAGAGTTATCAAGATATTGTGCTACAACAGGAGTAATTCTTTCTGCACACAATTCTTTAGCTTGTTGGCCTATATATAAATTTGGGACAGAAGAACAAAAACAAAAATACTTAGTTCCTCTTGCAAAAGGTAAGAAATTGGGTTCATTTGCATTAACAGAACCAAATGCTGGAACAGATGCTGCTGGTCAGCAAACTTTCGCAAAAAAAGATGGGGAAGATTGGATAATAAATGGATCAAAAATATTTATAACAAATGGTAAGTATGCGGATATATATGTTATTTTTGCTATGACAGAACCTAGTAAAGGAACTAGAGGAATAAGTGCCTTTATAATAGAAAAAGGAATGGAAGGTTTTTCAATAGGTAAAATAGAAGACAAAATGGGAATAAGAGGATCAGCTACCGCAGAACTCATATTTCAAAATTTAAGAGTACCTAAAGAAAATATGTTGGGTCAAGAAGGAAAAGGTTTTAAAATTGCTATGCAAACTTTAGATGGCGGAAGAATAGGTATAGCTGCTCAAGCATTAGGTATAGCTCAAGGTGCAATGGATGAAACTTTGAATTATATCAATCAAAGAGAACAATTTGGCAGATCTATAAGTAAATTTCAAGCATTACAATTTAATATAGCTGATATGGAAACTCAAATACAAGCTGCAAGACTATTAGTTTATCAATCTGCTCAGGCAAAAAATGATGGACAACCTTATTCAAAGCTTGCGGCTATGGCAAAATTATTTGCTGCTGAAACAGCGATGTTTGTAACTACAAAAGCGGTTCAACTTCATGGTGGTTATGGATATACTAAAGATTATCCAGTTGAAAGAATGATGAGAGATGCTAAAATTACAGAAATATATGAAGGAACTTCTGAAGTTCAAAGAATGGTTATAGCAGCTAATACGATAAAGTAA
- a CDS encoding 3-keto-5-aminohexanoate cleavage protein, giving the protein MEKLIITAALTGAEVTREQQPNLSLTPQEIADEAYECYKAGVSIVHVHARDKNGNPSQDFEIYKEISKKIKEKCDVIFQPSTGGAVWHSFEERMQPLKLNPEMATLSAGTCNFGDDIFVNSKEYIEKFALEMKNRGIKPEIEVFERGMIQNAINLNKNGLIESPMHFDFVMGVPGAIPGNIDDLVYMVNKIPEDATWTVAGIGRFELSLAVHAILMGGHVRVGFEDNIYYKKGEKALSNVQLVERIVRISKEIGREIATPDEARKILNIKGS; this is encoded by the coding sequence ATGGAAAAATTAATAATTACTGCTGCATTAACTGGAGCTGAAGTAACAAGAGAACAGCAACCAAATCTTTCTTTGACTCCGCAGGAAATAGCGGATGAAGCTTATGAATGTTATAAAGCTGGCGTTTCTATAGTTCATGTACATGCAAGAGATAAGAATGGAAATCCTTCACAGGATTTCGAAATATATAAAGAAATTTCAAAAAAAATAAAAGAAAAATGTGATGTTATTTTTCAACCTTCTACAGGAGGAGCTGTATGGCATTCTTTTGAAGAAAGAATGCAACCTCTGAAATTAAACCCTGAAATGGCAACACTTTCAGCTGGTACATGTAATTTTGGAGATGATATTTTTGTGAATTCTAAAGAATATATAGAAAAATTTGCATTAGAAATGAAGAATAGGGGTATTAAACCAGAAATAGAAGTTTTTGAAAGAGGAATGATTCAAAATGCAATAAATTTAAACAAAAACGGATTGATTGAATCACCTATGCATTTTGATTTTGTTATGGGAGTTCCAGGTGCGATACCAGGAAATATAGATGATTTGGTATATATGGTTAATAAAATACCAGAAGATGCAACTTGGACAGTTGCAGGAATTGGTAGATTTGAATTATCACTTGCAGTACATGCAATTCTTATGGGGGGACATGTCAGAGTTGGATTTGAAGATAATATATATTATAAGAAAGGTGAAAAAGCTTTATCAAATGTTCAACTAGTTGAAAGAATAGTTAGAATTTCTAAGGAAATTGGTAGAGAAATTGCAACACCAGATGAAGCTAGAAAAATATTAAACATTAAAGGGAGTTGA
- a CDS encoding lysine 5,6-aminomutase subunit alpha → MRESKLGLNWKYVDEARSSAKNIAEKVQDFVDVYSTVSVERTICRFFEIDGVNDEDIPLPNVLIDHLKENNSLSSGAAFYISNAMIETGMKPQEIAEKISSGDLNITKLPINDFNKIKENINPLVKSMVKRIKENKEKRDGYIKNIGEGKKPYLYVIVATGNVYEDVVQAQAAARQGADIIAVIRSTGQSLLDYVPYGPTTEGFGGTMATQENFRIMRRALDEVGEEVGRYIRLVNYASGLCMPEIAGMGAMERLDVMLNDALYGILFRDINMQRTIIDQYFSRVINGFAGIIINTGEDNYLTTADAYEEAHTVLASDFINEQLALIAGIPEEQMGLGHAFEMSPDIENGFLYELAQAQMIREIFPNAPLKYMPPTKYMTGNIFRGHVQDALFNVISIWTNQGIQLLGMLTEAIHTPFMSDRYLSIENAKYIFNNMRNLGDEIVFKENGVIQKRANHVLEKSKDLLKTIEGEGLFNALEKGVFADVKRPKNGGKGLNGVFEKDKNYFNPFIEEMLGADKR, encoded by the coding sequence ATGCGAGAGAGTAAATTGGGATTAAATTGGAAATATGTAGATGAAGCAAGAAGTAGTGCAAAGAATATAGCTGAAAAAGTTCAGGATTTTGTTGATGTATATTCAACTGTTTCAGTTGAAAGAACTATATGTAGATTTTTTGAAATAGATGGAGTGAATGATGAAGATATACCTTTGCCAAATGTACTTATAGATCATTTAAAAGAGAATAATAGTTTAAGTAGTGGTGCAGCTTTTTATATTTCTAATGCTATGATTGAAACTGGTATGAAACCTCAAGAAATAGCAGAAAAGATATCTTCTGGAGATCTGAATATAACTAAACTCCCGATAAATGATTTTAATAAAATAAAAGAAAATATAAATCCATTAGTAAAAAGTATGGTCAAAAGAATAAAAGAAAATAAAGAAAAAAGAGATGGATACATAAAAAATATAGGTGAAGGTAAAAAGCCATATCTTTATGTAATAGTTGCAACTGGAAATGTTTATGAAGATGTTGTTCAAGCACAAGCAGCAGCAAGACAGGGAGCAGATATAATAGCAGTTATAAGATCAACAGGTCAAAGTTTATTAGATTATGTTCCTTATGGACCTACAACTGAAGGTTTTGGAGGAACTATGGCAACTCAAGAAAACTTTAGAATAATGAGAAGAGCTCTTGATGAAGTTGGAGAAGAAGTTGGAAGATATATAAGACTTGTGAATTATGCTTCTGGTCTTTGTATGCCAGAAATTGCAGGTATGGGAGCAATGGAAAGATTAGATGTTATGCTAAACGATGCATTATATGGTATATTATTCAGAGATATAAATATGCAAAGAACAATAATAGATCAATATTTTTCGAGAGTTATAAATGGATTTGCTGGAATTATTATAAATACTGGAGAAGATAATTATTTAACTACTGCAGATGCTTATGAGGAAGCACATACTGTTTTAGCTTCTGATTTTATAAATGAACAATTGGCATTGATTGCAGGTATTCCAGAAGAACAGATGGGCCTTGGACATGCTTTTGAAATGAGTCCAGATATAGAAAATGGATTTTTGTATGAATTAGCTCAAGCCCAAATGATAAGAGAGATATTCCCAAATGCACCTTTAAAATATATGCCACCTACAAAATATATGACTGGTAACATATTTAGAGGACATGTACAAGATGCATTATTCAATGTGATATCAATATGGACGAATCAAGGAATACAACTTCTTGGAATGCTCACTGAAGCAATTCATACTCCTTTTATGTCAGACAGATATTTATCAATAGAAAATGCTAAATATATATTCAATAACATGAGAAATCTTGGAGATGAAATAGTGTTTAAAGAAAATGGAGTTATACAGAAGAGAGCGAATCATGTTTTAGAAAAATCAAAAGATCTTTTAAAAACTATAGAAGGAGAAGGTCTTTTTAATGCACTTGAAAAAGGTGTTTTTGCAGATGTTAAAAGGCCTAAAAATGGTGGTAAAGGTCTTAATGGGGTTTTTGAAAAGGATAAAAATTATTTTAATCCATTTATTGAAGAAATGTTAGGGGCTGATAAACGATGA
- a CDS encoding indolepyruvate oxidoreductase subunit beta produces the protein MKETKNVLLVGVGGQGIILTSKIISTALLNAGYDVKMSEVHGMAQRGGSVTTQIRYGEQVYSPIIGKGQADVLISFEKMEAMRWIEYLKPDGLLVINDHEIQSAPILSGKAEYPEGIIEELKTKVKTLIIPATKIAIELGNIKTQNIVLLAPLTKALGLENIDWEESIKNNVKEKFIDMNLKAYKKGLEIS, from the coding sequence ATTAAAGAAACTAAAAATGTTTTACTTGTTGGTGTAGGTGGACAAGGAATAATTTTAACTTCAAAGATAATATCTACGGCACTTTTAAATGCTGGATACGATGTTAAAATGTCTGAAGTTCATGGTATGGCCCAAAGAGGTGGATCTGTTACAACTCAGATAAGATATGGAGAACAAGTTTATTCGCCCATAATCGGAAAAGGGCAAGCCGATGTTTTAATATCATTTGAAAAAATGGAAGCTATGAGATGGATTGAATATTTAAAACCTGATGGATTATTGGTTATAAATGATCATGAAATCCAATCAGCACCTATACTTTCAGGAAAAGCAGAGTATCCAGAAGGAATAATTGAAGAATTAAAAACAAAAGTTAAAACCTTAATAATTCCAGCTACTAAAATTGCGATAGAATTGGGAAATATAAAAACACAAAATATAGTACTTCTTGCACCTTTGACCAAGGCTTTGGGTCTTGAAAATATAGATTGGGAAGAATCAATAAAAAATAATGTTAAAGAGAAATTTATAGATATGAACTTAAAAGCTTATAAAAAAGGACTTGAAATATCCTAA
- a CDS encoding hotdog domain-containing protein yields the protein MEQVIIRLRMSQADAHYGGNLVDGAKMLQLFGDVATELLIRNDGDEGLFRAYESVDFLNPVYAGDYIEATGKIIKQGKTSRKMEFIARKVISPRPDINDSAADLLEDSIVVCKAVGTCIVPADKQRR from the coding sequence ATGGAACAAGTTATTATAAGACTTAGAATGAGTCAGGCAGATGCTCATTATGGTGGAAATCTTGTTGATGGTGCTAAAATGCTTCAATTATTTGGAGATGTTGCAACAGAATTACTGATAAGAAATGATGGAGATGAAGGATTATTTAGGGCTTATGAAAGTGTAGACTTTTTAAATCCTGTATATGCAGGAGATTATATTGAAGCAACTGGTAAAATAATCAAACAGGGTAAAACTTCCAGAAAAATGGAGTTTATTGCAAGAAAAGTTATATCTCCAAGACCAGATATAAATGATTCAGCTGCCGATCTTCTTGAAGATTCAATAGTTGTTTGTAAAGCTGTTGGAACATGTATAGTCCCTGCTGATAAACAAAGGAGATGA
- a CDS encoding MutS-related protein produces the protein MYKNKEINFILKDMNLYSPIGCKYIEKLKFMTNIEDIENEYERIEIMRNYIKNINLINPLKVSLSHIKDIENTIYKLSDSNLFFNDIELFEIKNFCIYCEEIYNLKIDSIENLFPKSTKNLINLLDPEKYGLNSFYIYNSYSEDLKELRKKKKIFQIEGKENEEAYLNLLYEESKLEDLIRKKLTDIIRKDFKILKENFEKISYLDYLIAKTELIEKKKFVRPRYSKNNTVYKGLFNPRVLDILKNKNKNYQSIDVNINHKLNIIMGANMTGKTVFLKSLAISQYLFQYGFYVPAENACLDVYDDIVINIGDSQNIEKGLSSYASEILKINEALKRLKKGEKLFIIFDEFARTTNPEEGVAIINGTLKTFYNYNCTFFLSTHYSGINYENVDLFTVKGLKKDILNLELKANEIEKYIDYSILKIEDEKMVSKDAINIAKILGVDEELIFNSIESLE, from the coding sequence ATGTATAAAAATAAAGAAATTAATTTTATTTTAAAAGATATGAATTTATATTCGCCAATTGGATGCAAATATATAGAAAAATTAAAATTTATGACCAATATTGAGGATATAGAAAATGAATATGAAAGAATAGAAATAATGAGAAATTATATTAAAAATATTAATTTAATAAATCCTCTAAAAGTTTCTTTGTCTCATATTAAAGATATTGAAAATACAATATATAAATTATCCGATTCAAATTTATTTTTTAATGATATAGAGTTATTTGAAATAAAAAATTTTTGTATATATTGTGAAGAAATTTATAATTTGAAAATAGATTCCATAGAAAACTTATTTCCAAAAAGTACAAAAAATTTAATAAATCTTTTAGATCCAGAAAAATATGGATTAAATTCTTTTTATATTTATAATTCTTATTCAGAAGATTTAAAAGAATTAAGAAAAAAGAAAAAAATTTTTCAAATAGAAGGCAAAGAAAATGAAGAAGCTTATTTGAACCTTTTGTATGAGGAAAGTAAATTAGAAGATTTGATAAGAAAAAAATTAACGGATATTATCAGAAAAGATTTTAAAATATTAAAAGAAAATTTCGAAAAAATATCTTACTTGGATTATTTGATAGCTAAAACAGAATTAATAGAAAAGAAAAAATTTGTTAGACCAAGATATTCAAAAAATAATACAGTTTATAAAGGGCTTTTTAATCCTAGAGTTTTAGATATTTTAAAAAATAAAAATAAGAATTATCAGTCGATTGATGTGAATATAAATCACAAATTAAATATCATAATGGGTGCCAATATGACTGGAAAAACAGTCTTTTTAAAATCTTTAGCAATTTCCCAATATCTTTTTCAATATGGTTTTTATGTTCCAGCGGAGAATGCTTGTTTAGATGTATACGATGATATTGTGATAAATATAGGTGATTCTCAAAATATAGAGAAGGGCTTATCCTCTTATGCTTCTGAAATATTGAAAATAAACGAAGCATTGAAAAGGTTAAAAAAAGGTGAAAAATTATTTATAATTTTTGATGAATTTGCAAGAACAACTAATCCTGAAGAAGGAGTTGCAATAATAAATGGAACTTTGAAGACTTTTTATAATTATAATTGTACATTTTTTCTTTCTACTCATTATAGTGGAATCAATTATGAGAATGTTGATTTATTTACAGTTAAAGGGCTAAAGAAAGATATTTTAAATCTAGAGTTAAAAGCAAATGAAATTGAAAAGTATATAGATTATTCAATTTTAAAAATAGAAGATGAAAAAATGGTATCTAAAGATGCTATTAATATAGCAAAAATTTTAGGGGTTGATGAAGAATTGATTTTTAATTCTATAGAAAGTCTTGAATGA
- a CDS encoding MaoC family dehydratase: MTYAEIELGHVYEEKTKISSTDVNTFAEISGDKNPLHIDEEFAKKSIFGQRIAHGILVLGKISAVLGMRFPGNGTIYMQQSAKFKAPVFLDEELTVRIEVKEKIDEKFRLILITQVIKEDGKVAIDGEALVQFKK, encoded by the coding sequence ATGACGTATGCAGAAATAGAATTGGGACATGTTTATGAAGAAAAAACAAAAATTTCATCAACTGATGTTAATACTTTTGCCGAGATAAGTGGAGATAAGAATCCTCTTCATATAGATGAAGAGTTTGCAAAAAAATCTATATTCGGTCAAAGAATAGCTCATGGAATACTTGTTTTAGGAAAGATATCAGCTGTTCTTGGAATGAGATTTCCAGGCAATGGAACTATTTATATGCAACAATCAGCAAAGTTTAAAGCTCCAGTATTTTTAGATGAAGAACTCACTGTTAGAATTGAAGTAAAAGAAAAAATCGATGAAAAATTCAGATTGATTTTAATAACTCAAGTTATTAAGGAAGATGGAAAAGTTGCTATAGATGGAGAAGCTTTAGTACAATTTAAAAAATAA